In Alphaproteobacteria bacterium, one DNA window encodes the following:
- a CDS encoding cytochrome c-type biogenesis protein has translation MIIRTALVSCLLALFSLPALAVQPDEILKDPVLEGRARELSRDIRCLVCQNQSIDDSNADLARDLRILVRERLVAGDSDAQVMDYLVSRYGDFVLLRPPVKGKTYFLWFGPAVVFLIAVAGLAVWYRRRRTALTDGSDAPERLSPEERERLAALLDGGDARP, from the coding sequence ATGATCATCCGCACCGCCCTTGTCTCGTGCTTGCTGGCCCTGTTCAGCCTGCCGGCGCTTGCCGTCCAGCCCGACGAAATCCTGAAGGACCCGGTCCTCGAAGGGCGCGCGCGCGAACTCTCCCGCGACATCCGCTGCCTGGTCTGCCAGAACCAGTCGATCGACGATTCCAATGCCGACCTCGCCCGCGACCTTCGGATCCTCGTGCGCGAGCGGCTGGTGGCCGGCGACAGCGACGCGCAGGTGATGGATTATCTGGTCTCGCGCTATGGCGATTTCGTCCTGCTGCGCCCGCCGGTAAAGGGCAAGACCTATTTCCTGTGGTTCGGCCCCGCCGTCGTGTTCCTGATCGCCGTGGCCGGGCTGGCGGTCTGGTACCGACGACGCCGGACCGCCCTGACGGATGGCAGCGATGCGCCCGAACGCCTGAGCCCGGAAGAACGGGAGCGGCTCGCCGCCCTGCTCGACGGGGGTGACGCACGCCCATGA
- the ccmE gene encoding cytochrome c maturation protein CcmE has translation MSMTATRRTPTTRKKRRMRIILIGMLMLGAAAALVLTAFQDNILYFYSPTDLIEKSVKEGQSVRIGGIVAEGSVRTGTDGQTRFDITDFNNTTVVSYTGLLPDLFREGQGVVSEGWLEADGSFHATSVLAKHDENYMPPEVADALKRSGKWKGESSPMEAEN, from the coding sequence ATGAGCATGACCGCAACGCGGCGCACGCCGACGACCCGCAAGAAACGGCGGATGCGGATTATCCTGATCGGCATGCTCATGCTGGGCGCCGCCGCGGCGCTCGTGCTGACCGCTTTCCAGGACAATATCCTGTATTTCTACAGCCCGACCGACCTGATCGAGAAATCGGTCAAGGAGGGACAGTCCGTGCGGATCGGCGGCATCGTTGCCGAAGGCAGCGTGCGCACCGGCACGGACGGGCAGACACGCTTCGACATTACCGATTTCAACAATACGACTGTCGTCAGCTATACGGGCCTGTTGCCGGATCTGTTCCGCGAGGGACAGGGCGTGGTCAGCGAAGGCTGGCTGGAAGCGGATGGCAGCTTCCACGCAACCTCCGTACTGGCCAAGCATGACGAAAATTACATGCCGCCGGAAGTCGCCGACGCCCTGAAACGGTCCGGCAAGTGGAAAGGCGAATCATCGCCGATGGAGGCCGAAAATTGA
- the ccmI gene encoding c-type cytochrome biogenesis protein CcmI gives MTVWIIAVFMSLAAIAAVLIPLIRRRGPGEDAAAYDIEVYKDQLDQVGHDYDRGLLTAEQAQAAKTEISRRILLADRKRNSAVPTDSRSLNKGLAVILAIAIPGLALGLYTQQGAPHLPGLPFAERAGERTQTAAGGEAANSLEASAATLAKRLENEPDDLQGWVLLARTYMSIGRYRESVAAFERALTLETGEPSLYSAYGEALFMAASSVVTPTSRTAFGNALKLDPDDSRARFYMALAEDQAGNRQEALDQWTALLADSPGDAPWVPAVRDRIRNTAEALGLDVATVMPETQSPDSGPQSGPTKAEMAAAAQMSPEERQAMIDGMIEGLAQRLAEDPRDFSGWQRLIRAYSVQNKRDKALAALAEARKHFAAAPFPMQQLAELAGELGLEAAQPVERRRGPTPEQMADAQNMSPEDRQAMIEGMVAQLADRLKENPDDVAGWTQLARSYGVLGKLEEARDALAEAVKALPDNIDLLVLYGRTIRGANGDRPNADSVATMRRVLALSPDNIEALWFVAEAEAAAGNPDQAKILLEKALQQLPAGSQERAQVRQRIDSLQ, from the coding sequence ATGACCGTCTGGATAATTGCCGTCTTCATGAGTCTTGCCGCCATTGCGGCCGTGCTGATCCCGCTGATCCGCAGGCGCGGGCCGGGCGAGGATGCCGCCGCCTACGATATCGAGGTCTACAAGGATCAACTCGACCAGGTCGGCCATGACTACGACAGGGGCCTGCTGACCGCCGAACAGGCGCAGGCCGCGAAAACGGAAATTTCCCGTCGCATCCTGCTGGCCGACCGGAAGCGGAACAGCGCAGTCCCGACCGACTCCCGCAGCCTGAACAAGGGCCTGGCCGTGATCCTGGCCATCGCCATCCCGGGACTGGCGCTGGGCCTCTATACACAGCAGGGCGCGCCGCACCTGCCCGGCCTGCCCTTTGCCGAGCGCGCCGGCGAACGGACGCAGACCGCCGCCGGCGGCGAGGCGGCGAACAGCCTGGAGGCCTCGGCGGCGACGCTGGCAAAGCGGCTCGAAAACGAACCCGACGACCTGCAGGGCTGGGTCCTGCTGGCGCGCACCTATATGTCGATCGGCCGTTATCGGGAATCGGTCGCCGCGTTCGAACGGGCGCTGACGCTGGAAACCGGCGAACCCAGCCTGTATTCCGCCTATGGCGAGGCGCTGTTCATGGCCGCGTCGAGCGTCGTGACCCCTACCAGCCGCACGGCCTTCGGGAATGCGCTGAAGCTGGATCCGGACGATTCCCGCGCCCGTTTCTATATGGCGCTGGCCGAAGACCAGGCAGGCAACCGCCAGGAGGCGCTGGATCAATGGACGGCGCTGCTGGCTGATTCGCCGGGGGATGCGCCCTGGGTGCCCGCCGTGCGCGACCGGATCCGGAATACCGCGGAAGCCCTGGGTCTCGACGTCGCCACGGTCATGCCGGAAACGCAGTCGCCCGATTCCGGCCCGCAAAGCGGCCCGACCAAGGCGGAAATGGCCGCCGCCGCCCAGATGTCGCCCGAGGAACGCCAGGCGATGATCGACGGCATGATCGAAGGTCTGGCCCAGCGACTGGCGGAGGACCCGCGCGACTTCAGCGGCTGGCAGCGGCTGATCCGCGCCTATTCCGTCCAGAACAAAAGGGACAAGGCGCTGGCAGCCCTGGCGGAGGCGCGCAAGCATTTCGCCGCAGCACCCTTCCCGATGCAACAGCTTGCCGAACTGGCCGGCGAACTGGGGCTGGAGGCGGCGCAGCCCGTGGAAAGGCGACGCGGCCCGACGCCGGAACAGATGGCGGATGCGCAGAACATGTCGCCCGAGGACCGCCAGGCGATGATCGAAGGCATGGTCGCGCAACTGGCTGACAGGCTGAAGGAAAATCCGGACGACGTCGCCGGCTGGACGCAACTGGCCCGGTCCTACGGTGTGCTGGGCAAGTTGGAAGAGGCGCGCGATGCCCTGGCAGAGGCCGTAAAGGCGCTGCCGGACAATATCGACCTGCTGGTCCTGTACGGACGCACAATTCGCGGCGCCAACGGGGATCGGCCCAATGCGGATTCCGTCGCCACGATGCGCCGGGTCCTGGCCCTGTCACCGGACAATATCGAGGCCCTGTGGTTCGTCGCCGAGGCCGAAGCGGCGGCCGGCAATCCGGATCAGGCGAAAATACTGCTGGAAAAAGCGCTGCAGCAGCTTCCGGCCGGATCGCAGGAACGCGCCCAGGTGCGGCAGCGCATTGATTCGCTGCAATAA
- a CDS encoding adenylosuccinate lyase family protein, with amino-acid sequence MSNPTSMRVSDPGIRSLFTIESRWQAWLDVEVALARAEADLGVIPAEAVPEIAAKANLALMDRKRIDEGLRQTAHPIVPLVWELSRICDGDAGHYVHWGATTQNIVQTGDLLILRRTHRIFLRQIAAILREMADLAERTKDMALPGRTHGQHAVPATFGLKVGNWIDEICRHVERLHGVEPRIFRVLLGGAAGTMASFDGKGMAIQAGVAKYLDMIPMAAPARTIGDHQAEYIAILGLLAATAGKIGREIYTLMKQEFGEVEEPVPPGTVGSSTMPQKRNPKLSQDIIAASAQIRALVPLALESMMTEHEADRANSLMIQHATEQACIETGDMLSRIHMLIAGLTVFPDRMRRNLDLSGGLIMGEALMLSLGASIGRQEAHDAIYDAAQAAATTGESFEALLAKNPTVKAHMTPAQIAALLDPAAYTGECAAIAAAQAVHAREVAADIDAG; translated from the coding sequence ATGTCAAACCCAACCTCCATGCGTGTTTCCGACCCGGGCATCCGTTCGCTGTTCACCATCGAATCCCGCTGGCAGGCTTGGCTGGACGTCGAAGTCGCCCTGGCCCGCGCGGAGGCCGATCTGGGCGTCATTCCGGCCGAAGCGGTCCCCGAAATCGCCGCCAAGGCGAATCTGGCGCTGATGGACCGAAAGCGGATCGACGAAGGCCTGCGACAAACTGCCCATCCTATCGTCCCCCTGGTGTGGGAACTTTCGCGTATCTGCGATGGCGATGCCGGGCATTACGTGCATTGGGGCGCCACGACCCAGAATATCGTACAGACCGGCGACCTGCTGATCCTGCGCCGGACGCACCGGATATTCCTGCGGCAGATCGCCGCCATCCTGCGTGAAATGGCCGACCTGGCGGAACGCACCAAAGATATGGCGCTACCGGGGCGCACGCACGGCCAGCATGCGGTGCCGGCCACGTTCGGCCTGAAGGTCGGCAACTGGATCGACGAAATCTGCCGCCATGTGGAACGGCTGCACGGGGTGGAACCGCGTATTTTCCGCGTGCTGCTGGGCGGCGCCGCCGGCACCATGGCCTCCTTCGACGGCAAGGGCATGGCGATTCAGGCCGGTGTCGCGAAATATCTCGACATGATTCCGATGGCGGCGCCGGCGCGGACCATCGGCGACCACCAGGCGGAATACATCGCCATCCTGGGGCTGCTCGCCGCGACGGCGGGCAAGATCGGTCGTGAAATCTACACGCTGATGAAACAGGAATTCGGCGAGGTCGAGGAACCGGTGCCGCCCGGCACCGTCGGCAGCAGCACGATGCCGCAGAAGCGCAATCCCAAGCTGTCGCAGGATATTATCGCGGCCTCGGCGCAAATCCGGGCGCTGGTGCCGCTGGCGCTGGAATCGATGATGACCGAGCACGAGGCAGACCGGGCCAACTCGCTGATGATCCAGCACGCGACGGAGCAGGCCTGCATCGAAACCGGCGACATGCTGTCGCGAATTCACATGCTGATCGCCGGGCTGACCGTTTTTCCCGACCGCATGCGCCGCAACCTGGACCTGTCGGGCGGGTTGATCATGGGCGAGGCGCTGATGCTGTCGCTGGGCGCCAGTATCGGCCGCCAGGAAGCGCATGACGCGATCTACGACGCGGCGCAGGCCGCAGCGACAACCGGCGAATCCTTCGAAGCCCTGCTGGCGAAGAACCCGACCGTCAAGGCGCATATGACCCCGGCGCAGATCGCCGCGCTGCTGGACCCGGCCGCCTATACCGGTGAATGCGCCGCCATCGCCGCGGCGCAGGCGGTCCACGCCCGCGAGGTCGCGGCGGATATCGACGCCGGATAA
- a CDS encoding DsbE family thiol:disulfide interchange protein, protein MTRALFLLPLVLFLGIAAYFAIGLTKDPKILPSALIDKPAPEFALEPLKPDKPGLAKADLGGEVSLINVFASWCVPCRAEHPVLMRLAEEGTVPIYGINYKDRKNDALAWLDELGDPYQRIGHDLSGRAGIDWGVYGVPETYIIDREGRVRYRHVGPMFPETLEETILPLIEELRR, encoded by the coding sequence ATGACCCGGGCCCTGTTTCTGCTGCCGCTGGTGCTGTTTCTCGGCATCGCCGCCTATTTCGCCATCGGCCTGACCAAGGACCCGAAAATTCTGCCCTCCGCCCTGATCGACAAGCCCGCGCCGGAATTCGCGCTGGAACCGCTCAAACCGGACAAGCCGGGCCTTGCGAAAGCCGACCTTGGCGGCGAGGTCAGCCTGATCAACGTCTTTGCGTCCTGGTGCGTGCCCTGCCGGGCGGAACACCCGGTGCTGATGCGGCTGGCGGAAGAAGGAACCGTGCCGATATACGGCATCAACTACAAGGACCGGAAAAACGACGCGCTTGCCTGGCTGGACGAACTGGGCGACCCCTATCAGCGGATCGGCCATGACCTTTCCGGCCGCGCCGGAATCGATTGGGGCGTCTATGGCGTCCCTGAAACCTACATCATCGACCGGGAAGGCCGGGTCCGGTACCGCCATGTCGGGCCGATGTTTCCCGAAACGCTGGAAGAAACCATCCTGCCCCTGATCGAGGAGCTTCGGCGATGA
- the ccmB gene encoding heme exporter protein CcmB produces MGAWRRIFLRDLRISLRQGSDLSMVVMFFIITAALFPFGIGPEPAILARIAPGVVSVCAMLAVLLSLDRIFLNDFEDGSLDLLTMNALPLEAVVLAKVAAHWVLTGLPLIVAAPFIGLMLNLPDAGYATLFTVMLLVTPTLSLIGAVGASLTLGARRAGILVSILVLPLYIPALIFAVAAIDAAIMGLTPRPYYYILGAMLVAAIPLTPWASAAAIRQALR; encoded by the coding sequence ATGGGGGCATGGCGGCGGATATTCCTGCGCGACCTGCGGATTTCCCTGCGCCAGGGGTCGGACCTGTCAATGGTCGTAATGTTCTTCATCATCACCGCGGCGCTGTTCCCTTTCGGAATCGGCCCGGAACCTGCGATTCTCGCCCGGATCGCGCCCGGCGTTGTATCCGTCTGCGCCATGCTGGCGGTGCTGCTGTCGCTCGACCGGATATTCCTGAACGATTTCGAGGACGGGTCGCTCGACCTGCTGACCATGAACGCGCTGCCGCTGGAAGCCGTGGTGCTGGCCAAGGTAGCGGCGCACTGGGTGCTGACCGGACTGCCGCTGATTGTCGCGGCGCCGTTCATCGGGCTGATGCTGAACCTGCCGGATGCGGGCTACGCCACGCTGTTCACCGTGATGCTGCTGGTCACCCCGACTTTGAGCCTGATCGGCGCGGTCGGCGCATCGCTGACCCTGGGCGCGCGGCGCGCGGGTATCCTGGTGTCGATCCTGGTACTGCCGTTATACATTCCGGCGCTGATTTTCGCCGTTGCGGCCATCGATGCGGCGATCATGGGCCTGACGCCGCGGCCCTATTACTACATCCTGGGCGCCATGCTGGTCGCCGCCATCCCGCTCACCCCCTGGGCCAGCGCCGCCGCCATCCGGCAGGCGCTGCGGTAA
- a CDS encoding alpha/beta hydrolase, with protein sequence MNLVTAGTGEPLLLLHGYPQTHVIWHKVAPVLAEHFTVVAPDMRGYGASGKPPGGDGGIHYAKRVMAADQVRVMAALGHDSFFLAGHDRGGRVAYRLTLDHPEKVRKLALLDIVPTLEQFESMGKSGSFGSFHWYLLAQPAPFPEELIGRDPDYFCRHMIESICGTPGAITDAAMTAYLDAFRDPDTIRATCDDYRAGYGIDCEIDAADRDAGKQIECPLLAMWGARGRPHKAQGVIATWRKWATDMRGKGLDCGHFLPEEAPKETTDELRAFFSG encoded by the coding sequence ATAAACCTCGTCACCGCCGGCACGGGCGAACCGCTGCTGCTGCTGCACGGCTACCCGCAGACTCATGTCATCTGGCACAAGGTCGCCCCGGTCCTGGCGGAGCATTTTACCGTGGTCGCCCCGGACATGCGCGGATACGGCGCCAGCGGCAAGCCGCCGGGCGGCGATGGCGGCATCCACTACGCCAAGCGCGTCATGGCGGCGGACCAGGTCAGGGTCATGGCGGCGCTGGGTCATGACAGCTTTTTCCTGGCCGGGCATGACCGCGGCGGCCGCGTCGCCTACCGGCTGACCCTCGATCACCCGGAAAAGGTCCGGAAACTGGCGCTGCTCGACATCGTGCCGACGCTGGAGCAGTTCGAAAGCATGGGCAAGAGCGGATCCTTCGGCAGTTTCCACTGGTACCTGCTGGCCCAGCCGGCTCCGTTCCCCGAGGAACTGATCGGCCGCGATCCCGATTATTTCTGCCGCCACATGATCGAGAGCATTTGCGGCACCCCCGGCGCGATTACCGACGCCGCCATGACCGCCTATCTGGACGCCTTCCGCGATCCGGATACCATCCGGGCCACCTGCGACGATTACCGGGCCGGTTACGGGATCGACTGCGAAATCGACGCCGCCGACCGGGATGCGGGAAAGCAAATCGAATGCCCGCTGCTGGCCATGTGGGGCGCGCGCGGCCGTCCGCACAAGGCGCAGGGTGTCATCGCCACATGGCGAAAATGGGCAACCGACATGCGCGGCAAGGGGCTGGATTGCGGCCATTTCCTCCCCGAGGAAGCGCCGAAGGAAACAACCGATGAATTGCGCGCGTTCTTTAGCGGATGA
- a CDS encoding heme ABC transporter permease has translation MHRFANPNQFLRIANPALPWCAWLAGISIVVGLYFGLIQSPPDYQQGETVRIMYIHVPSAWMAMFVYAGMAIASATALIWKHPLGFLAAKASAPIGACFTAIALATGMLWGKPMWGAWWVWDARLTSFLILFFLYIGYIALVDAFDDPAQGQSRASILALVGAINLPVIKFSVDWWNTLHQPASVIRMDGPAIHASILTPLLIMIFGFTALYLALLIVRIRSELAATRIRNMRLGQGEV, from the coding sequence ATGCACAGATTCGCGAACCCCAATCAGTTTCTCCGCATTGCGAACCCGGCCCTGCCGTGGTGCGCCTGGCTGGCCGGCATTTCCATCGTCGTGGGGCTGTATTTCGGCCTGATCCAGTCCCCGCCCGACTACCAGCAGGGCGAAACCGTCCGCATCATGTATATTCACGTGCCGTCCGCCTGGATGGCGATGTTCGTATACGCCGGCATGGCGATCGCCAGCGCGACGGCGCTTATCTGGAAGCATCCGCTCGGATTCCTCGCCGCCAAGGCCAGTGCGCCCATCGGCGCCTGTTTCACCGCCATCGCCCTCGCGACAGGAATGCTGTGGGGCAAGCCCATGTGGGGCGCCTGGTGGGTCTGGGATGCGCGGCTGACGTCGTTCCTGATCCTGTTTTTCCTGTATATCGGTTATATCGCGCTGGTCGACGCCTTCGACGATCCGGCACAGGGCCAGAGCCGGGCCAGCATCCTGGCGCTGGTGGGCGCGATCAACCTGCCCGTCATCAAGTTTTCGGTCGACTGGTGGAACACGCTGCATCAGCCGGCCAGCGTGATCAGAATGGACGGACCGGCAATCCACGCGTCGATCCTCACCCCGCTGCTGATCATGATTTTCGGTTTCACGGCACTGTATCTGGCGTTGCTGATCGTCCGCATCCGCAGTGAGCTTGCGGCAACGCGCATTCGCAACATGCGCCTGGGACAGGGGGAAGTCTGA
- a CDS encoding heme lyase CcmF/NrfE family subunit: MIAEIGHFALILALVVALVQAIVPLTGAARNDAGWMGIAAPASVVQFACVAASFGCLVYSFAISDFSVVNVAQNSNSLQPMIFKVSAAWGNHEGSMVLWVLILALFGAMVGLFGGNLPPSLKARALSVQSMIAFSFLLFILLTSNPFERLDPAPVDGRDLNPLLQDIGLVLHPPMLYVGYVGFSMAFSFAIAALIEGKVDAAWARWVRPWTLVAWLFLTGGIVLGSWWAYYELGWGGWWYWDPVENASFMPWLVGTALLHSAIVVEKRDALKSWTILLAIITFSLSLIGTFLVRSGVLTSVHAFATDPERGVFILALLIVAIGGSLALYAWRAPGLKGGGLFAPISREGGLVLNNLLLATATATVFIGTLYPLLVDAMELGKISVGPPFFNATFVPIMTPLIVALGFGPLLAWKRGDLAGALGRLKFAFVAGAVAIAVAGYLTWGRSVFGALGLGVAGWLAAAVLVEFGGRIGFGRAPLGEVLHRAAGLPRSAWGMTLAHFGFAVLVAGATGASIWQEEATKSLKPGESVALAGYEFTLRSVDNIQGPNYAAQRGVFTVRHDGERLTELAPERRRYFVQGTETTEAALYSNGISDLYAVLGQPDGPGRWVAKVYYKPLVPWLWAGGALMVLGGCVSLTDRRLRIGAPARRPAEPGGVTSPAPAE, translated from the coding sequence TTGATCGCTGAAATTGGGCATTTCGCGCTGATCCTGGCGCTCGTCGTCGCCCTGGTGCAGGCGATCGTCCCGCTGACCGGCGCGGCGCGGAACGATGCCGGATGGATGGGTATCGCGGCGCCCGCCTCCGTCGTGCAGTTCGCCTGCGTCGCCGCCAGTTTCGGTTGCCTCGTCTATTCCTTCGCCATAAGCGACTTCAGCGTCGTGAACGTGGCGCAGAACTCCAATTCGCTGCAGCCGATGATCTTCAAGGTCTCCGCGGCATGGGGCAACCACGAAGGGTCGATGGTGCTGTGGGTGCTGATCCTGGCCCTGTTCGGCGCGATGGTGGGGTTGTTCGGCGGCAACCTGCCGCCGTCGCTGAAGGCGCGCGCGCTGTCGGTCCAGTCGATGATCGCCTTCTCCTTCCTGCTGTTCATCCTGCTGACCTCGAACCCGTTCGAACGGCTCGACCCCGCGCCGGTTGACGGGCGCGACCTGAACCCGCTGCTGCAGGATATCGGCCTCGTCCTGCATCCGCCGATGCTCTATGTCGGCTATGTCGGGTTTTCGATGGCATTCTCCTTCGCTATCGCCGCCCTGATCGAGGGCAAGGTCGACGCCGCCTGGGCGCGCTGGGTACGGCCCTGGACGCTGGTGGCGTGGCTTTTCCTGACCGGCGGCATCGTGCTGGGCAGCTGGTGGGCGTATTATGAACTCGGCTGGGGCGGCTGGTGGTACTGGGACCCGGTGGAGAACGCCTCCTTCATGCCCTGGCTGGTGGGTACCGCGCTACTGCATTCCGCCATCGTGGTGGAAAAGCGCGATGCGCTGAAATCCTGGACCATCCTGCTGGCGATCATCACCTTCTCGCTCAGCCTGATCGGCACCTTCCTGGTCCGGTCGGGCGTGCTGACCTCGGTCCATGCCTTCGCCACCGACCCGGAACGCGGCGTGTTCATCCTGGCGCTGCTGATCGTCGCCATCGGCGGCAGTCTGGCGCTGTATGCCTGGCGCGCACCGGGGCTGAAGGGCGGCGGGCTGTTCGCCCCGATCAGCCGCGAAGGCGGGCTGGTGCTGAACAACCTGCTGCTGGCAACCGCGACGGCGACCGTGTTTATCGGCACGCTGTATCCGCTGCTGGTCGACGCCATGGAACTGGGCAAGATTTCCGTCGGACCGCCCTTCTTCAACGCGACCTTCGTGCCGATCATGACTCCGCTGATCGTCGCGCTGGGATTCGGGCCACTGCTGGCCTGGAAACGGGGCGACCTGGCCGGTGCCCTGGGCCGGCTCAAATTCGCCTTCGTCGCCGGCGCGGTCGCCATCGCCGTCGCCGGCTACCTGACCTGGGGCCGCTCGGTTTTCGGCGCGCTGGGATTAGGCGTCGCCGGCTGGCTCGCGGCGGCGGTTCTGGTGGAGTTCGGCGGGCGCATCGGGTTTGGCCGCGCGCCGTTGGGCGAGGTGCTGCATCGCGCCGCCGGTCTGCCCCGCTCCGCCTGGGGCATGACCCTGGCGCATTTCGGCTTCGCTGTCCTCGTCGCCGGCGCCACGGGCGCATCCATTTGGCAGGAAGAAGCGACGAAGAGCCTCAAGCCCGGTGAATCTGTCGCCCTAGCCGGTTACGAATTCACCCTGCGCAGCGTCGATAATATCCAGGGCCCCAATTACGCCGCGCAACGCGGCGTATTCACGGTCCGGCACGACGGCGAAAGGCTGACCGAACTGGCGCCCGAGCGGCGGCGGTATTTCGTGCAGGGTACCGAAACGACGGAAGCCGCGCTGTACAGCAACGGCATTTCCGACCTTTACGCCGTCCTCGGCCAGCCGGACGGGCCCGGCCGCTGGGTCGCGAAGGTTTATTACAAGCCGCTGGTGCCCTGGTTGTGGGCGGGCGGTGCGCTGATGGTGCTGGGCGGCTGCGTTTCGCTGACCGACCGCCGCCTGCGCATCGGCGCCCCGGCACGCCGCCCGGCGGAACCCGGCGGCGTAACCAGCCCGGCGCCGGCGGAATAG
- a CDS encoding CBS domain-containing protein has protein sequence MHVKSILHDKGRMVATIRPDATISAAIDILKTRRIGALVVSRDEKNIDGILSERDIIAGLSNQGASLLDDLVESIMTCGVRTCTPENTVTEVMELMTDWRIRHVPVVEDGALSGIVSIGDAVKQRLQELESEASHLREYISH, from the coding sequence ATGCACGTAAAATCGATTTTGCACGACAAGGGCCGCATGGTCGCCACCATCCGGCCGGATGCCACAATTTCCGCAGCCATCGATATCCTGAAAACCAGACGGATCGGCGCCCTTGTCGTCAGCCGGGACGAAAAAAATATCGATGGTATTCTTTCCGAGCGGGACATCATTGCCGGACTGTCAAATCAGGGCGCCAGCCTGCTGGATGATCTGGTCGAGTCGATCATGACCTGCGGGGTCCGCACCTGCACGCCCGAAAATACGGTGACGGAGGTGATGGAGTTGATGACGGACTGGCGGATTCGCCATGTTCCCGTCGTGGAAGATGGCGCTTTATCCGGCATTGTCAGCATCGGCGACGCCGTGAAACAGCGATTGCAGGAACTGGAAAGCGAAGCCTCGCATCTGCGGGAATATATCAGCCACTGA
- the ccmA gene encoding heme ABC exporter ATP-binding protein CcmA, producing MADTTFSPSGFSGEGLTCIRGERMVFAGLGFAVAAGDALILSGPNGSGKSSLLRLMAGLLPPADGALYRDDHDILADPEAHRATLHYVGHQDAVKPMLTVAENLAFWAGIRHAPQSPPVPQRVADALAAFGLATMADNPARLLSAGQRRRLNLARLIASPAPLWLLDEPAVALDTASVAVLVRLIAAHRENSGIVVLSTHTDLGIEAPQSLVLDDFAVSRAFAP from the coding sequence ATGGCTGACACAACATTTTCTCCCTCCGGATTTTCCGGCGAAGGCCTGACCTGCATCCGCGGCGAGAGAATGGTATTCGCCGGGCTGGGTTTTGCCGTCGCCGCGGGCGACGCCCTGATACTCAGCGGCCCGAACGGGAGCGGCAAGTCCAGCCTGCTGCGGCTTATGGCGGGGTTGCTGCCGCCGGCCGACGGCGCGCTTTATCGCGACGATCACGACATTCTGGCCGATCCGGAGGCGCATCGCGCGACGCTGCATTATGTCGGCCATCAGGACGCCGTCAAACCAATGCTTACCGTTGCTGAAAACCTCGCCTTCTGGGCCGGTATCCGCCACGCGCCGCAATCGCCGCCGGTGCCGCAGCGGGTCGCGGACGCGCTGGCGGCATTCGGGCTTGCGACTATGGCGGACAACCCGGCGCGCCTGCTTTCGGCGGGGCAGCGCCGGCGGCTGAACCTCGCCCGCCTGATCGCCAGCCCCGCACCGCTCTGGCTGCTGGACGAGCCGGCCGTGGCCCTCGATACGGCGTCGGTCGCGGTGCTTGTCCGGTTAATCGCCGCGCATCGCGAAAACAGCGGTATCGTCGTGCTGTCCACCCATACCGACCTCGGCATCGAGGCGCCGCAATCGCTGGTGCTGGATGATTTCGCCGTCAGCAGGGCGTTCGCGCCATGA
- the ccmD gene encoding heme exporter protein CcmD, with the protein MQILVEYFAMDGYAGFIWPAYGIATAVLAGLLFTSLRGMRRNEDLAQSLRRQRRAAPESEARP; encoded by the coding sequence ATGCAAATCCTCGTCGAATACTTCGCCATGGACGGGTATGCCGGTTTCATCTGGCCGGCATACGGGATCGCGACGGCGGTCCTGGCCGGTTTGCTGTTTACCTCCCTGCGCGGCATGCGGCGCAACGAAGACCTGGCGCAATCGCTGCGCCGGCAGCGCCGCGCGGCACCGGAAAGCGAGGCACGGCCATGA